A region of the Methylobacterium nodulans ORS 2060 genome:
CGATCAGGCCTATGACCGCCTCCTCGTCGGCGCGGCGCTCCAGATCGCCGAGACCATCGCGAGCGACGGGCGCGAGATCACCGTCGATCCCCCCTTCTCGGCCTTCGAGACGCTCGGCCTCGCCCCGCGGGACCGCATCTTCTACAAGGTGGTCGACCCGTCGGACGGCCTTCTGACCGGGAGCCCCGACCTCGCCGTGCCGGTGGACCGGGCGCGGCTCGGCGACGGCCCCCTCCTCCTCGACGCCACGCACCGGGGCGAGCCCGTGCGCGTCGTGGTGGCGGGCCGCTACGTGCCGGATATCCCGAAGGCCGGCTGGGCGGCCGTGGTCGTCGCCCAGACGCGGGAGGCCCGCAACGGGCTCGCGGGCGACCTGACCGCCAAGGCGAGCCTCCTCGTCCTGACGATGAGCGCCCTTGCCCTCGGGGCCGTCACGGTGGCGGTGCGGGCGGCCCTGCGCCCGCTCGCCGCCCTGGAGCGCGTGCTGGCGGGGCGCGGCCCCAACGACCTCGATCCGCTCGATCTGGCGGTCCCGCGGGAGATCCACCTCCTGGTGACCTCGATCAATCACTTCATGGACCGGCTCTCCGGGCATATGGCGATCATGCGGCGCTTCATCGCCGACGCGGCCCACCAGATCCGCACGCCGCTCGCCGCGCTCGGCGCGCAGGTCGATCTCCTGTCCGCGGAAGGCGACGAGGCGCGCCGGCGCGAGCAGGTGATCCGCGTCCAGGAGCGCACCGCGGAGCTCGGGCGCCTCACGAACCAGCTCCTCAACCACGCCATGGTCATCCACCGGGCGCGCTCCATTCCGCTCGCGCCGGTCGATCTCGGGGCGATCGCCCGCCGCACCCTGATCGACGCGATTCCTCTCGCCGGCACACGCCCGATCGATTTCGGCTACGAGGGGCCGGACGAGCCGCTCCCGATCCGCGGCGATCCGATCGCGTTGCGCGAGGCCCTGGCGAATCTCATCCACAACGGCATCAAGCATGGGGCGCCGGGCCGGCTGACGGTGCGCACCCGGCGCGAGCGCGACCGCATCACCGTCGAGGTGGTGGATGACGGCGCGGGCATCCCGGCGGCGGAGTGGAGGCGCGTGCGCGAGCCGTTCCAGGCCGCCTCCGGCGGCGCGATCGGCTCAGGGCTGGGCCTCGCCATCGCGGCCGAGGTCACGGCGGCGCATGGGGGCGAGATGCGCTTCGAGTCGCGCTCCGACGAGGGCTTCGCCGTCCTCCTCTCCTTTCCGGCCGCGGAGGCGGCGCCGTGATCCGGACCGTGCTGGCTGCGCTGGTGCTTATCCTCGGTGCGGGCCGTGCGGGCGCCGAGGAGGTGACGCGGTTCCCGGCCCCGGAATGGCAGCGCGTGGAGCTGACGATCCGGTCCGCCGCCGATGTCGATGCGATGGCCCCGCTGATCCGGGACTTCCAGTCCCTCTCGCCCGATGTCGCGGTGATCTATGTCGAGTACGAGACCGCCGATCTCTACGCGCAGGCCGCCGCCGCCTGTGCGGCCGGGCGCGCCGCCGGCTTTTCCGCCGACCTGTTGATCTCCTCGTCCGTCGACCACCTCGTCGAACTCGCCAATGACGGCTGCGCCCGGTCCTACCGCTCCGCCGAGACCGCCCGGCTGCCGGCCTATGCCCTGTGGCGCGACGAGGTGTTCGGCTTCACCACCGAGCCGGCGGTGATCGCCTACCGGCCGGACCTGGTGCCCCCGGACGACGTGCCCCACAGCCGCGCCGCGCTGGTGGATCTGTTGCGCGAGAAGGCGGGACGCTACGCGGGCCGGGTCGGCTCCTACGACATCACGGTCTCGGGGATCGGCTACCTGTTCGCGGCCTATGACGCGCGCAGCGCCGTCACCTATGGGCGCCTCGTCGAGGCCTTCGGGCGCGCGAACCTCCAGGTGCGCTGCTGCACCGGCGCGCTGATCGCCGATCTCGAAGCCGGCCGCATCGCGCTCGGCTACAATCTCCTCGGCTCCTACGTCTACGGCGCCATGCGGCGGGGGGCGAAGCTCGGCATCGTGGTGCCGCGCGACTACACGCTGGTGTTGAGCCGCGCCGCGCTCATTCCGACCACGGCGGCCCATGCTGCCGAGGGCTTCGCCTTCCTCGATTATCTGCTGTCCGAGCGCGGGCGGCGCGTGAGCCGGGACCAGGCCTTCTTCTTCGATCTCACGGGCCCCCTGCCCCCGGGCATCGACGGCCCTCCGAGCCTGGCGGCTGCCGGCGTGTTCCGGCCGATTCCGCTCGGCCCGGCGCTCCTCGCCGTGCAGGACCACGCGAAGCGGGCACGCTTCCTCGCCGAGTGGCGCCAGTCGATCGGCCTCGATCGGCCGGCGGCCGGGCCGAACGGGCAGGCCCGCCGGCCCTGACCGCTCGGTCGGCCGACGGGAGTGCATCTCTCGACCGGCAAAAACTCGTCCAGGGCCGCAGCCGTGGGATTCCGGTGCGGCGGGCGTGAAACGGACTTGCTGTAAGTCGACTGTATGCCAGGATCGGTGTGCCCATGCCGGCCGGGCTTCGTCGATCTTGCGGAAGATCAGGCGAGTCACCCCCCGTCCTGCGGCATGCGCCTTCCCGAGCACTGGTCCCGCTGATTGCTGGTTTGACGACGCCCCCGGCTCCGGGTCTCATGCGGATCCGCGCGACTCGCATCATCGTTGCGGCCATCGTGACGCGGTCCGCGAGCGCGGCCGAACCGCCTTGCCGTTCCCGATGGAGGTCCCTTGAGCCGCCCCTCTCCCGAGCATCGCCCGCCGCCGGATGCCGACGAAAGGCGCGCGGTGCGGCCGGTCGTCTGCTACCCGGTCGACGCGCTCGCGCCGCCGGATCTCGACAGCTACCGGGCCGCCCGCCTCGGCTGGGAGCGTGTCGCGGCCGTGACCGTGCCGCCGCGCGATGCACGCAGCTTCACGGTGCCGGCCGGCTGCTTCTTCCGGATCGTCAGCGTGGAGGGACCCCAGGTCGGTGACCTGAACCTCTGGTCGGCGGACGACCTCGGCGAACGCTTCTTCTCGGGCAAGACCCGGGCGCTGCACGGCACCCATGTCACCACGGGCCATCGTCTGTGGTCGAGCCTGCCCTTTCTGCGCCCGCTCGCGACGATCACGGACGACACGCTCGACTGGTACGGCTTCGATGAAGACGGCGGCGGCGTGCACGACGTGATCGGCACCCGCTGCGATCCCTACACCCATCGCCTGCTCACGGGCGGAACCTACCACCATTGCTGCCACTCGAACCTGACGCGGGCGCTCGCGGCACAGACCGGGCTGCCGCCAGCGCAGGCCAAGCGGCACGTGCACGACGTGCTCAACGTCTTCATGTGCACGGGCTTCACCCGCGATACGCATCAGTACTTCATGAAGGCGAGCCCGGTGAGGCCGGGTGACTATCTGGAGTTCTTCGCCGAGGTCGATCTCCTCGGCGCGCTGTCGGCCTGCCCCGGCGGGGATTGCAGTGCGGAGCATTCCAGCGATGTCGCCCGGTGCTATCCGCTGCTCATCGAGGTCTACCGGCCCAAGGCGCCGCCGGCCGGATGGGTTTCGCCGGCCCGCAACAGCTACGCGGCCCCGGACGCGTGAGCATCACCGGCCCGGCCGGCAGTGAGCTCATCCGGTCTCCTTCCGCTGACGCTGCATGCGCCAGGGAAAGGGAGAGCGGACATCGCCGCGTGGGCTGACGCGGTCTCAATCGAACCTGAGGAGCGTGGTGGCGTCCACGCAGGTCAGTTGCGATTCAGACGATGCCGCTCTCCTCGTAGGGCCACGGCTTGCCGAGATGGGCGGCCACCCGCGCGGGATCGTCCCCGACCGCCTCGACCGCCGCCTCGATCTGCTCGATGGGAACCTGCAGGCGCCGCGCCCAGAAGGCGCGTGTGTCGGCATCATCCAGAAGCACCCGTTCCGGATCGCCCGTGGATCGGCCGTGGGTAGCGTCTGCCATGTCGCTCCTCCTTGCGTTCTGCGATGCAGAGATCTGGATCCGATCGCCTCCCCATCCAGGGCACGGAGCGGGTGCCGGCCGCGCCGGCCGTCCCTCACGAAGAGCCGAGGGCCGCGATGAACAGATGCCGGAAGTCGTCGGCGCCGAGCGGGCGTCCGTTGGTGGCCGTGGAATGGTCCTCCACCGCCCACGGAATCAGGCCCTCGCAATCCTGAGCGGTCACGCCCAGTTCGGCGAGGGTCGCCGGCAGGCCGAGGTCGCGGTTGAGCGCCTCGATGGCGGCCGGGAGGTCGGCACCGGGGGGCAGGTTCATCGCCTCCCGCAGCGCCGCGTACTTGTCCGTGCAGGCCGGCTCGTTGAAGCGCAGGACGTGCGGCAGGATCACGGCATTGAGCGTGCCGTGATGCAGCGGCTTCGCCTGACGCCCGCCCAGCGCGTGCGACATCGAGTGGACGGCGCCGAGCCCCTTCTGGAAGGTCATACCGCCCTCGAGGGCGGCCATCATCATGTCCTCGCGGGCCTCGAGGTCGCCGCCGTCCCGGACCGCCCGCCGGAGCGCGCGCGTGGCGCGCCGCAGCCCGTCGAGGGCGATTGCCTCCGCGGGCGGGTTGTAGCGCGGGCTCAGATAGGTCTCGATGCAATGGGTGACCGCATCCATCCCGGTGGCGGCGGTGAGGCCGGGCGGGAGGCCGATCGTCAGCTCGGGGTCGCAGATCGCCACATTCGGGATCAGGTGCGGCGAGATGAAGCCGAGCTTGCGGCCGTCCGAGAGGGTGATCAGGGCCGCCCGCCCGACCTCGCTGCCGGTCCCCGCAGTCGTCGGCACCGCCAGGACCGGGGGCTGGTCGGCGCGGATGCGCGGCAGGCCGCCGAGGATGGCCGCATACTGCGCGAGCGGCTCGGCATGGGTGGCGAGCAGCGCCGCGCCCTTGGCGAGGTCCAGCGGCGAGCCGCCGCCGACGGCGACCACCGCATCGCAGCCATGCTCGCGGAAGAGGTCGCGCGCCGCCAGTACGGCGGCTTCGGTCGGGTTCTCGGGCGTGGCGTCGAAGACCGGCGCGTCGGCGACGAGACGGCTCGCCGCAGCGATGCGCGCGATGAGCCCGGCCGCGACGACGCCGCGATCCGTGACGATCAGCGGTCGCCGTGCGCCGAGCAGGGCGAGTTCCTCGTCGATGAGGCGAATCGCGCCCCGCTCGAACTGGATGCGCGTGAGATAGGTGATGAGACCCATGTCGCCCTGTCCTCCCGTCCGGTCGCGCGTATGCCGCGTCGGTTCGTTGCCGGTTCGTTAGAGGATGTTCGGGCAAAGCGAAATCCGGGACTGTCGGATGCAGGCACCGGACGCGGGCCACCCGGCAGCGGGCGCCTCGGCTGCGCCCGGCGAGCTATCGAATTTTCGCATGGCTCGTAGCGCGGCGGCGAGCTGGTCGACCAAATATCCGCCCGACCGCTTGTTGTCCCGGATGAGCGCGCTACACTCCCGGCCCGAGCCGCCACCCCACAATCAACAGCGGCATCGGAGAGGAAACGCCATGAGGAAACTCGCGCCGGCCGCGACGCGGCGGCTCGTCCGTGTGCTTCTCGCCTCGACCATCCTGGTCGGCAGCCATGCCGTCACGTCATCGGTCCAGGCCGCGGACCCGATTCGCATCGCGGTGATCGCCGAGGCCCAGGCGCTCGCCGGCGCCTCGATCCCGCAGGCGGCGCAGCTCGCCGCCGACGAGATCAACGCGAAGGGCGGCATCGACGGGCGCATGGTCGAGCTCGTCACCTACGACAACAAGAGCTCCGCGGCGGATTCCGTCCGCGCCTTCCAGCGCGCCGCGAGCGAGGACAAGGTCCACGCCGTCATCGCGAGCTACATCAGCGAGGTGGTGCTCGCCCTGCAGCCGTGGTCGGCGCGCCTGAAGATGCCCTTCATCACGCCGGGCGCGGCCTCGAACGAGATCCCGCTCAATGTCCACAAGGACTACGCCCGCAACAAGTATTCCTTCCACGGCTATCTGACCTCCAAGGCGCAGTCGCAGGCAGTCTGCGACGCCGCCAAGGCGATCCTCGTCGAGGGCCGCCAGATGAAGACCGCCGTGATCATGAGCGAGGACGCGGCTTGGACGAAGCCCCTGGACGAGGGCTACAAGGAATGCCTGCCGAAGGTCGGCCTGCAGGTTCTCGATCACATCCGGTTCTCGCCGAGCACCACCGATTTCAGCCCGATCTTCAGCCGCATCGAGGGCGCCAAGCCCGACGTGATCGTCACCGGCATCTCGCATGTGGGCGTCCAGCCGACCGTGCAGTGGCGCAGCCAGCAACTGCCGATCCCGATGATCGGCATCGCCTCGCAGGCGACGAACGCCACCTTCTGGAAGGAGACGAACGGCGCCACCGAGGGCGTGCTGTTCGAGATGTTCGCCGCGCCGGGCACCAATGTCACCCCGAAGACCGCCCCCTTCGCGGAGGCGTTCAAGGCGAAGTACGGCAATTATCCGAGCTACGCCGGCTACACCGCCTATGACGAGGTCTACTACATCGCCGATGCGGTGCGGCGGGCGGGATCGACCGACCCGGACAAGCTGGTCGAGGCGCTGGAAAAGACCGACTGGGAGGGCACGCTCGGGCGGATCCAGTTCTATGGCCGCGACGACGACTTCACCCACTCGATCAAGTACGGGCCGGGCCTCGTCTCCGGCATGATGATGCAATGGCAGGACGGCAAGCAGCTCGCCGTCTGGCCGCCGAACGTGGCGAACGGCAAGCTCACTTTCCCGAGCTTCGTGAAGGCCGGCACGCCCGCGAACTGACGGCGCGCTCTGCCGCGGCCCGGGGGCCCTTCCCCGGGCCGCGGCAGGGGACGATCCGTTCTCACTGGCACTTCTTGCGGATTCCATGACCGCCATCCAGATCCTCATCGACGGCTTTGCCATCTCGGCGCTCTATGCGCTCGGCGCCACCGGCTTCACCCTGATCTTCGGCGTGTCCGGCGTGCTCAACCTCTCCCACGGCGCGCTGATGGTGACGGCGGCGGTCGTCGCCTGGGCCGCATCGAGCGAACTCGGCCTCGGCTCCTATGCGGGGGCGGCGGTCGGGGTCGCGGTCTGCACGCTGCTCACGCTCGCCACCTACGGCATCGTCGTGAAGCCGATCGACCGCTCGAAGGCGATCCCCGCCGAGGAGAAGGAGATCTTCATCCTCACCGGCACGCTCCTGTGGGGGATCATGATCCAGGAGTTCATCGCCTACCTGTTCACCAGCAATGCCAAGACCGTGATGCCCATCGTCGAGGGCGTGGTCACGATCGCGGGCGTGCGCACCCCCTGGAACCAGATCTTCACGGCGGTGGTGTGCTGGGGAACCATCGCGTTGCTCTGGCTGCTCGTGAACCGCACCCGCACCGGCAAGGTGGTGCTCGCCGCCTCGATGAACCCGCGCGGCGTCACCCTGCTCGGCTTCGAACTGTCGAAGATCTATGTGGCGATCTGGCTGATCTACGGGGTGCTGGCCGGCATCGCGGGCGTGCTGCTCGGCCAGTTCCTCGGCGTCTCGTCCTACAGCGTCGGGCCGCTCACCGCGAGCGCCTTCTCGATCGTGGTGCTCGGCGGGCTCGGCAGCGTCTCCGGTTCGCTCATCGCCGCCTACGTGGTCGGCTACCTGGAGACCATAACCGCCTACCTGATCTCCCCGGCCTACCGCACCATCCCGGCGCTGCTGCTTCTGGTGGCGGTGATGTATGTGCGCCCGCAAGGCCTGCTCGGACGCCGCTGAGCTTTCACCCGCGAGGCCTTCATGGTGCAGAAACTCCTCAACAGCCCGCTCTTCTGGCTCAGCCTGGTCGGGCTCGCCCTCGCCTCGGTGCTTCCGCTCTGGGTCTCGGGCTACGTCCTCGGCCTGCTCACCATCGCCTATTACTTCGGCGTGTTCTCGATGGCCTGGGACCTTCTGTTCGGCTTTGCCGGGGAGGTGAATTTCGGGCCGACCTTCCTGATCGGGCTCGGCGCCTACTCGGCCGGGATCCTCAATGGCCATGGCGTCTCGATCCCGCTCTGCCTCGCGGCCGGCGCCGTCGCGGCGGTGATCGGCGGCCTCGTGCTCGCGCTCCCGGCCTTGCGCGTGCGCGGACCCTATTTCGGGCTCACGACGGTCGTGGCGGTGCTGATCCTGCAGAACTTCATCGTGGTCTTCGCCGAGACCACGGGCGGCGAGATCGGCCTCACGGTGCCGGACGTCATCAGCGTCGACGCCGCCACGAATTACTGGATCGCCCTCGGCTTCATGACCGTGAGCGGGCTGATCCTGTTCGCGATCGCCGCCTCGCCGGTCGGGCTGATCCTCCAGGCGAGCGGACAGGATCCGGTCGAGGCCGGTGCGCTCGGCTTCAACGTCGCCAAGCACAAGCTCGCGGCCTTCTGCGTCAGCGCCTTCTTCTCCGGTCTCGCCGGTGCGCTCCTCGTCTTCTACATGGGGACGGCCTCGGTCGGGACGCTCGTCGACGTCTCGGTCGGCGTTCAGGTCATCATCGGCGCGGTGCTGGGCGGCCGGCGCACCATCCTGGGCGGGGTGCTCGGTGCGGTCTTCCTGATCGCGGCGGGCGAGCTCTTGCGGCCGCTCGGCTCGCTCTCGACCTTCGTGGTCTCGGCGGCGGCCCTCGCCGTGATCCTGTTCGTTCCCGCGGGTCTCCTCGGGATCCTGACCCGCCAGGGGCAGCGGGCGTGAGTTTCCGGCAGAGCGAGGTATGGTCATGACAGCTGCCGTCCTGCCGATCCCCCCGCGGCCCGCACCGATGGCGGGCCGCCCCCTTCTCGCCGTGGAGGGCCTGCAGAAGCGCTACGGCGGGCTCGTCGCGGTCAAGTCGATCGGCTTCACGGTCGCGCCCGGCGAGATCCTGGGCCTGATCGGGCCGAACGGCTCGGGCAAGTCGACCGTGATGAAGCTCATCATGGGGCTCGAGCGGCCGAATGCCGGCAGCGTGAAGCTCGACGGGGTCGAGATCGCCGGCTGGCCCTCGCACCGGGTCGCGCGGGCCGGGATCGGCCTCGTCTTCCAGCATTCCCGGCCGCTGCATCGCCAGACCGTGCTGGAGAACATCAAGCTCGCGCTCCTGCCCGACAACCTGCTGCGGCTCTTCGCCGATCCGCACGTCGAGGAACGGGCGCGCGCCATCGCGGAGCGCGTGGGCCTCGGCGCCGTGATGGACCGGCGGCCCGCGACCCTGCCCTTCGCGGATCTGCGCCGGATGGAGCTCGCCAAGGCGATCGCCCGCGACCCCAAGGTGGTGCTGGTCGACGAGCCCTTCGCGGGTCTGACGCAAGCCGAGGTCGCCGATTTCTCGCAACTGATCCGGGGCTTCCGGGACGAGGGCAAGGCCGTGCTCCTCGTCGACCACAACGTGAAGAGCGTCGCGGCGCTCGTCGACCGGGTCTTCGCCATGTATCTCGGCGAGCGGGTAGCCGAGGGCTCCGCCACGGAGGTGATGCGCAACGAAACCGTGCGGCGCGTCTATCTCGGCGGCAGCATCGAGACCGCCGCGCGCCCGGAATCCTCCTTCTCGGGCGAGTCGCTCCTGGGAATCGACAATCTGAACGTGCTCTACGGCAAGGCCCAGGCGCTGCAGGGGGTGAGCCTGCATGTGCACGAGGGCGAGTTCGTCTCCGTGGTGGGACTGAACGGGGCGGGCAAGACGACGCTCTTCAACGCCGTCTCGGGGCTCGTGCCCTACACGGGCACGATCACCTATGGCGGCGAAACCCTCGCGCGCCGCAGCCCGGCCTCGATCGCCCGGTCCGGCATCGTGCAGGTGCCCGAGAGCCGCGAGCTGTTCGGAGAGATGAGCGTGCGCGAGAATCTCGATCTCGGCGGCCAGCACCTGCCGAAGGCCGAGGCCGCCCGCCAGCTCGACTGGCTGCTCGACCTCTTCCCGATCCTGCGCAGCCGCAGCGGCCAGATGGCCCGCACGCTCTCGGGCGGGGAGCAGCAGATGCTGACGATCGCCCGCGCGCTGATGATGCGCCCGCGCCTCCTCATCCTCGACGAGCCGACGCTCGGGCTCGCACCGGTCATCCTCGAACAGCTCTCGAAGGCGATGGAGCGGCTGCGCCAGACCACGCCGATCACCGTGCTGCTCGGCGAGCAGAACGTCACCTTCGCCCTGCCCCACGCCGACCGCGTCTACGTGCTGGAGCATGCCCGCATCGTCTGGGAGGGCACGCCCGACCGCTTCGCCGCTGAAGCCGGCACCGGCTATCTCTGACCCCGGGACGCGCCCCGTCTCGCCGTTCGAGACGGTCGGTCCGGCATGGGACCGATCGGATCGAGCCCGACGCGATGCGGCTCGGAGGTCCATGCCGTCAGATGGCCTCGACGGCGTTGAGCCCGCGAGGGCCCTGTCGCTGCTACGCTGCGGTGGAACCGTACTCGTCACCCCGGCGCTGAGACTTGAGAGGTATTCGCATGCGCTCCGCCTTGCGTTGCGCAAGGATGCAATCCAGCTCTCGCAGCACCCGGCATTTCACGAGCGCTCTGACAGACGGCTTCATCATGGCCCCTTGTGCACCGGCTCTATTGCAGAAGCTGCGTGGCCGGTGTCTCCAAGAGCCATTCTATAAGGAGCCGGCAAGCCTCGCTACGGATCTCCCTGGCACAGAGTGACACATGCTCGCCATGCCACTCTCGCTATGCCACTCTGCCCGGATCAGCGGTCACTCCGTGCCTCCTTCGAGCGCCCGCGCCCCTTCTTCGTCCCGCCCGCCGCGGCCGCCGGGGCCTCGCTCTCGGCACGCCTTTCCATGGCGCGCCGCCGCAACTGTCCCAAGCCGAGGCTCTTGGCGAGTTCCGATCGCTGAGCCGCATAGTTCGGTGCCACCATCGGATAATCGTGCGGCAAGCCATACTTCTGACGGTACGCGTCAGGGCTCAGGCCGTTCTTGGTCAGGTGCCTCTTCATCGACTTGTAGGGCTTGCCGTCGATGAAACTGACGATGTGATCCGGAGTGATCGATTTCCGGATCTGCGCCGCCGTCAGCTTGGGAATCTCCTCGGCGGCAGGCGCAGAGGACTTGCCAAGCTCGCCAAGCGTCCGGCTGACCATCGCGATCAGGTCCGGTAATTCGGCTGGAGGCACGACGTTGTTCGACACGTACGCGGAAACAATGCCGGCGACCAGTTCGATGGTCTCCGCCCCGGGTCCTGGGGTGACAGTGCCTGCCTCTTCGTCCATGGACATGCTCTCCGTAAATGAGGCAGGTTTTGTAGTGATTACGATCATGGTCAATGCGACCATGTGATAACCCACAGATGAAATTTTGATTTCCTGCAAATTAAGGTTGTAATCCGTGCCCTACGGGACAA
Encoded here:
- a CDS encoding sensor histidine kinase codes for the protein MSRAVIGRTPSLFLRLVTVLGLVLAVGAALLLGAAWTSARLAADQAYDRLLVGAALQIAETIASDGREITVDPPFSAFETLGLAPRDRIFYKVVDPSDGLLTGSPDLAVPVDRARLGDGPLLLDATHRGEPVRVVVAGRYVPDIPKAGWAAVVVAQTREARNGLAGDLTAKASLLVLTMSALALGAVTVAVRAALRPLAALERVLAGRGPNDLDPLDLAVPREIHLLVTSINHFMDRLSGHMAIMRRFIADAAHQIRTPLAALGAQVDLLSAEGDEARRREQVIRVQERTAELGRLTNQLLNHAMVIHRARSIPLAPVDLGAIARRTLIDAIPLAGTRPIDFGYEGPDEPLPIRGDPIALREALANLIHNGIKHGAPGRLTVRTRRERDRITVEVVDDGAGIPAAEWRRVREPFQAASGGAIGSGLGLAIAAEVTAAHGGEMRFESRSDEGFAVLLSFPAAEAAP
- a CDS encoding ABC transporter substrate-binding protein, translated to MIRTVLAALVLILGAGRAGAEEVTRFPAPEWQRVELTIRSAADVDAMAPLIRDFQSLSPDVAVIYVEYETADLYAQAAAACAAGRAAGFSADLLISSSVDHLVELANDGCARSYRSAETARLPAYALWRDEVFGFTTEPAVIAYRPDLVPPDDVPHSRAALVDLLREKAGRYAGRVGSYDITVSGIGYLFAAYDARSAVTYGRLVEAFGRANLQVRCCTGALIADLEAGRIALGYNLLGSYVYGAMRRGAKLGIVVPRDYTLVLSRAALIPTTAAHAAEGFAFLDYLLSERGRRVSRDQAFFFDLTGPLPPGIDGPPSLAAAGVFRPIPLGPALLAVQDHAKRARFLAEWRQSIGLDRPAAGPNGQARRP
- a CDS encoding urea carboxylase-associated family protein, which gives rise to MSRPSPEHRPPPDADERRAVRPVVCYPVDALAPPDLDSYRAARLGWERVAAVTVPPRDARSFTVPAGCFFRIVSVEGPQVGDLNLWSADDLGERFFSGKTRALHGTHVTTGHRLWSSLPFLRPLATITDDTLDWYGFDEDGGGVHDVIGTRCDPYTHRLLTGGTYHHCCHSNLTRALAAQTGLPPAQAKRHVHDVLNVFMCTGFTRDTHQYFMKASPVRPGDYLEFFAEVDLLGALSACPGGDCSAEHSSDVARCYPLLIEVYRPKAPPAGWVSPARNSYAAPDA
- a CDS encoding DUF3606 domain-containing protein; translation: MADATHGRSTGDPERVLLDDADTRAFWARRLQVPIEQIEAAVEAVGDDPARVAAHLGKPWPYEESGIV
- a CDS encoding iron-containing alcohol dehydrogenase; this translates as MGLITYLTRIQFERGAIRLIDEELALLGARRPLIVTDRGVVAAGLIARIAAASRLVADAPVFDATPENPTEAAVLAARDLFREHGCDAVVAVGGGSPLDLAKGAALLATHAEPLAQYAAILGGLPRIRADQPPVLAVPTTAGTGSEVGRAALITLSDGRKLGFISPHLIPNVAICDPELTIGLPPGLTAATGMDAVTHCIETYLSPRYNPPAEAIALDGLRRATRALRRAVRDGGDLEAREDMMMAALEGGMTFQKGLGAVHSMSHALGGRQAKPLHHGTLNAVILPHVLRFNEPACTDKYAALREAMNLPPGADLPAAIEALNRDLGLPATLAELGVTAQDCEGLIPWAVEDHSTATNGRPLGADDFRHLFIAALGSS
- a CDS encoding ABC transporter substrate-binding protein codes for the protein MRKLAPAATRRLVRVLLASTILVGSHAVTSSVQAADPIRIAVIAEAQALAGASIPQAAQLAADEINAKGGIDGRMVELVTYDNKSSAADSVRAFQRAASEDKVHAVIASYISEVVLALQPWSARLKMPFITPGAASNEIPLNVHKDYARNKYSFHGYLTSKAQSQAVCDAAKAILVEGRQMKTAVIMSEDAAWTKPLDEGYKECLPKVGLQVLDHIRFSPSTTDFSPIFSRIEGAKPDVIVTGISHVGVQPTVQWRSQQLPIPMIGIASQATNATFWKETNGATEGVLFEMFAAPGTNVTPKTAPFAEAFKAKYGNYPSYAGYTAYDEVYYIADAVRRAGSTDPDKLVEALEKTDWEGTLGRIQFYGRDDDFTHSIKYGPGLVSGMMMQWQDGKQLAVWPPNVANGKLTFPSFVKAGTPAN
- a CDS encoding branched-chain amino acid ABC transporter permease, whose product is MTAIQILIDGFAISALYALGATGFTLIFGVSGVLNLSHGALMVTAAVVAWAASSELGLGSYAGAAVGVAVCTLLTLATYGIVVKPIDRSKAIPAEEKEIFILTGTLLWGIMIQEFIAYLFTSNAKTVMPIVEGVVTIAGVRTPWNQIFTAVVCWGTIALLWLLVNRTRTGKVVLAASMNPRGVTLLGFELSKIYVAIWLIYGVLAGIAGVLLGQFLGVSSYSVGPLTASAFSIVVLGGLGSVSGSLIAAYVVGYLETITAYLISPAYRTIPALLLLVAVMYVRPQGLLGRR
- a CDS encoding branched-chain amino acid ABC transporter permease translates to MVQKLLNSPLFWLSLVGLALASVLPLWVSGYVLGLLTIAYYFGVFSMAWDLLFGFAGEVNFGPTFLIGLGAYSAGILNGHGVSIPLCLAAGAVAAVIGGLVLALPALRVRGPYFGLTTVVAVLILQNFIVVFAETTGGEIGLTVPDVISVDAATNYWIALGFMTVSGLILFAIAASPVGLILQASGQDPVEAGALGFNVAKHKLAAFCVSAFFSGLAGALLVFYMGTASVGTLVDVSVGVQVIIGAVLGGRRTILGGVLGAVFLIAAGELLRPLGSLSTFVVSAAALAVILFVPAGLLGILTRQGQRA
- a CDS encoding ATP-binding cassette domain-containing protein — its product is MTAAVLPIPPRPAPMAGRPLLAVEGLQKRYGGLVAVKSIGFTVAPGEILGLIGPNGSGKSTVMKLIMGLERPNAGSVKLDGVEIAGWPSHRVARAGIGLVFQHSRPLHRQTVLENIKLALLPDNLLRLFADPHVEERARAIAERVGLGAVMDRRPATLPFADLRRMELAKAIARDPKVVLVDEPFAGLTQAEVADFSQLIRGFRDEGKAVLLVDHNVKSVAALVDRVFAMYLGERVAEGSATEVMRNETVRRVYLGGSIETAARPESSFSGESLLGIDNLNVLYGKAQALQGVSLHVHEGEFVSVVGLNGAGKTTLFNAVSGLVPYTGTITYGGETLARRSPASIARSGIVQVPESRELFGEMSVRENLDLGGQHLPKAEAARQLDWLLDLFPILRSRSGQMARTLSGGEQQMLTIARALMMRPRLLILDEPTLGLAPVILEQLSKAMERLRQTTPITVLLGEQNVTFALPHADRVYVLEHARIVWEGTPDRFAAEAGTGYL
- a CDS encoding MucR family transcriptional regulator, which encodes MDEEAGTVTPGPGAETIELVAGIVSAYVSNNVVPPAELPDLIAMVSRTLGELGKSSAPAAEEIPKLTAAQIRKSITPDHIVSFIDGKPYKSMKRHLTKNGLSPDAYRQKYGLPHDYPMVAPNYAAQRSELAKSLGLGQLRRRAMERRAESEAPAAAAGGTKKGRGRSKEARSDR